The Hahella sp. HNIBRBA332 genome window below encodes:
- a CDS encoding tetratricopeptide repeat protein, with amino-acid sequence MNKRLSLALALFFAVGGSQAAITQPSSAQSDTSLFFLDAPPAGGELQPANQDLATALDLIRRQKFMQSQKLLDQILAKEPNNSLALELKGTVLALQGKLKDGLKLLQKATQLAPTQSSAWTKQGDVHTALKEPKKAFNAYKTAVGYNDNDSRAHQRLGLIYQEQGEVAKSIEHLEKGLANTPEDYVGVKLNLAEQYVRNGESGKAIKLLSPIIDATSDNAVALVLLANAYVANQSPEAAIPLFQKALKLSPKQPAPLLALGIAQRDAGQLDNSLDSFNQLLKLKSDWGLAYFQRALTYVKKDEHDKAVGDYQKALKDKELPENLAVQAGDYFAQSGKHALAEQVYKDLMKHSDTPFPYYQRLGSLYQLQNDPTKAKAVYRDLLKTYPDNPQSYLYAGSFHAFTRDYAAASDLFDKGLELSPDSSSLRMAKAVALKQLGTLDKAQQEMEILVKNNPESHEGLFLLGSLYEEDKKTDQAIDAYRRVLRLNDTHLGALNNLAYLLGETDKLNEAEKLALQAAKLAPINPTVLDTLGWIQFRQGKVAEAETNIGKAYQLAASNPTIIYHYAKVKQKSGQVAEAQSLFKSSLRLGLASPWKTDAEKQLQN; translated from the coding sequence ATGAACAAACGCCTCTCTTTAGCGCTGGCCCTCTTTTTCGCCGTTGGCGGCAGTCAAGCCGCGATAACGCAACCCAGCTCCGCCCAGTCCGACACCAGCCTTTTCTTTCTTGACGCGCCACCCGCCGGCGGCGAGTTACAACCCGCCAACCAGGATCTCGCCACCGCGCTGGACCTGATCCGGCGCCAAAAGTTTATGCAGAGCCAGAAACTGCTGGATCAGATTCTCGCCAAAGAGCCTAACAATTCACTGGCGCTGGAGTTGAAAGGAACGGTGCTGGCGTTACAGGGAAAACTCAAGGATGGGCTCAAGCTACTGCAAAAAGCCACACAATTAGCGCCCACGCAAAGTTCCGCCTGGACCAAACAAGGCGATGTCCATACCGCCTTAAAAGAACCCAAGAAGGCCTTTAACGCCTATAAAACCGCCGTCGGTTACAACGACAACGACTCCCGCGCGCATCAACGGCTGGGCTTGATCTACCAGGAGCAAGGCGAGGTCGCCAAATCCATCGAGCATCTGGAGAAAGGCCTGGCCAACACGCCAGAGGACTATGTGGGGGTCAAACTCAATCTGGCGGAGCAATACGTCAGGAATGGCGAATCAGGGAAAGCCATCAAACTGCTCTCCCCGATCATTGACGCCACCAGCGACAACGCCGTTGCTCTGGTGCTGCTCGCCAACGCATACGTCGCCAATCAAAGTCCGGAAGCGGCCATTCCCCTGTTCCAGAAAGCGCTAAAACTCTCACCCAAGCAACCTGCGCCCCTGTTGGCCCTGGGCATCGCCCAGCGCGACGCCGGCCAGCTGGATAACTCCCTCGACAGCTTCAACCAATTGCTCAAATTAAAGTCGGACTGGGGGCTGGCGTATTTTCAGCGCGCGCTGACCTACGTGAAAAAAGACGAACACGATAAAGCCGTCGGCGACTATCAAAAGGCATTGAAAGACAAAGAGCTGCCGGAGAATCTGGCGGTCCAGGCAGGCGATTACTTCGCGCAATCCGGAAAACATGCGTTGGCGGAACAAGTCTACAAAGACCTGATGAAACATTCCGATACGCCTTTCCCCTACTATCAGCGTCTGGGCAGCCTCTACCAGCTACAGAATGACCCGACTAAGGCGAAGGCGGTATACAGAGACCTGTTAAAGACCTACCCGGACAATCCACAGAGTTATCTGTACGCGGGCTCGTTTCACGCATTCACCCGGGATTACGCCGCCGCCTCGGATCTGTTCGATAAAGGGCTGGAACTGTCCCCAGACTCCAGCTCCCTGCGTATGGCCAAAGCCGTGGCGCTGAAACAACTGGGCACACTGGACAAGGCGCAGCAGGAAATGGAGATTCTGGTCAAAAATAATCCAGAGTCCCACGAAGGCTTGTTCCTGTTAGGCTCTCTGTATGAAGAGGACAAGAAAACCGACCAGGCGATAGACGCCTATCGCCGTGTCCTGCGTCTGAACGATACCCACCTGGGCGCGCTGAACAATCTGGCGTATCTGCTGGGTGAAACGGACAAACTCAACGAAGCGGAGAAACTGGCGCTGCAAGCCGCTAAGCTCGCTCCCATCAACCCCACGGTACTGGACACGCTAGGCTGGATACAATTCCGCCAGGGCAAAGTCGCCGAAGCGGAAACCAACATCGGCAAAGCCTACCAACTGGCCGCCAGCAACCCGACGATCATCTACCACTACGCCAAAGTGAAACAGAAAAGCGGCCAGGTAGCGGAAGCCCAAAGCCTGTTCAAATCCTCCCTGAGGCTAGGCTTGGCCTCACCCTGGAAAACCGACGCAGAAAAACAACTGCAAAACTAA
- a CDS encoding PEP-CTERM sorting domain-containing protein, whose translation MKRLACSLALTAFLPFTAMADSISPTTFSATLDVGESVTITKTVTVDAEATTSKVDVFFLMDETGSMGGEIAAVKAAASSILSTAAGFGDINFGVGGYRDARDLFAYRTLTDITSDTAVTQAAINSWTAAGGGDFPEANIYALEQVASTVSWRPDAERILLWFGDATGHDPSLGSTEASATAALQAASIQVEAIDVGNCAFGFCLDGTGQATRITNATGGTYHAGIDTSTLVDTINDAISTAISSYTEVALDISGAPPGMVSVSPASYNGSFTRDSTATYDFEVTFTGTTPGTYDFDIYATVDGGRVATERDHIVVGATVPEPASLALMGLGLVGLMVRRRKS comes from the coding sequence ATGAAAAGACTAGCGTGCTCACTCGCTCTTACCGCTTTCCTGCCGTTTACGGCGATGGCGGACTCCATCTCTCCCACTACTTTCTCTGCGACGCTTGATGTCGGCGAAAGCGTGACCATCACCAAGACAGTCACCGTTGACGCTGAAGCGACTACATCCAAAGTCGACGTGTTCTTCTTGATGGATGAAACAGGAAGTATGGGTGGCGAGATCGCAGCCGTTAAGGCCGCCGCCAGCTCCATATTGAGCACTGCAGCGGGCTTTGGCGACATTAACTTCGGCGTAGGCGGTTATCGTGACGCCCGCGATTTGTTCGCTTATCGCACGCTGACCGATATCACCAGCGATACTGCTGTCACTCAAGCAGCGATCAACAGCTGGACCGCCGCTGGCGGCGGCGACTTCCCCGAAGCGAATATCTATGCTTTGGAACAGGTCGCCAGCACCGTTTCCTGGCGTCCGGACGCTGAGCGCATCCTACTGTGGTTCGGCGACGCAACGGGCCATGATCCCTCTTTGGGCTCAACTGAAGCCAGTGCTACCGCCGCTTTGCAGGCGGCCAGCATCCAGGTGGAAGCGATTGACGTCGGCAACTGCGCATTCGGCTTCTGTCTTGATGGAACCGGCCAAGCTACCCGCATCACCAATGCGACTGGCGGCACCTATCACGCAGGCATCGACACCAGCACATTGGTAGACACTATCAATGACGCCATTTCGACCGCTATTTCTTCCTATACTGAAGTGGCGCTCGATATCTCTGGCGCGCCTCCCGGCATGGTATCCGTCTCTCCTGCGTCCTATAACGGCTCTTTCACCCGCGACAGCACTGCGACCTATGATTTCGAAGTCACCTTCACCGGCACTACACCCGGCACCTACGACTTCGACATCTACGCTACTGTTGACGGCGGCAGAGTCGCTACCGAGCGCGATCACATCGTTGTCGGCGCAACGGTTCCAGAACCCGCCAGCCTGGCGTTGATGGGTCTGGGTCTGGTTGGCCTGATGGTTCGTCGCAGAAAAAGCTAA
- a CDS encoding histidine phosphatase family protein produces the protein MRIILARHGQTIWNQQGLLQGSLNSDLTDQGKAQADRLATEMKPYRFAKVYSSPALRCMQTCKVIAPDFAICDLLQEQNFGSYEGLSLHDIDRIDPTARAVIRGEHPHQKAGENSESLAEVAQRASRFLNLLANMHHQDDTILAVTHGNFLKALIWRIHAQDQASASRYTHFNCAYSEITYSNNEWTVSFWGKASHLIGVL, from the coding sequence ATGAGAATCATCCTGGCGCGACACGGTCAGACTATCTGGAACCAACAAGGCCTCCTGCAAGGTAGCCTGAACTCTGACCTGACGGACCAGGGCAAAGCGCAAGCGGACAGACTGGCGACGGAAATGAAGCCATATCGCTTCGCCAAGGTCTACTCATCGCCAGCTTTACGCTGTATGCAGACATGCAAGGTCATTGCGCCTGACTTTGCAATATGCGACCTGCTCCAGGAACAGAACTTTGGTTCCTATGAAGGTCTGTCCCTGCATGACATAGACAGAATAGATCCTACTGCCAGAGCCGTTATCCGGGGAGAACACCCCCACCAAAAAGCCGGCGAAAATTCCGAGAGTCTGGCGGAAGTCGCGCAAAGAGCAAGTCGGTTCCTGAATCTGCTTGCGAACATGCATCATCAAGATGACACTATCCTGGCTGTCACCCATGGCAACTTCTTAAAAGCGCTGATCTGGCGGATACATGCGCAAGATCAAGCCAGCGCTAGTCGGTACACCCACTTCAATTGCGCCTATTCCGAAATCACCTATTCGAACAATGAGTGGACCGTGTCTTTTTGGGGTAAGGCTTCGCATCTTATTGGGGTGTTGTGA
- a CDS encoding siderophore-interacting protein → MSRPAPRELTLVRRQSITPNMLRVTLGGDGIANFPADQESAYVKLMFPRDGEQRPLMRTYTVRAQREDEIDIDFVIHEDGGPASTWAIQAEIGSQILIGGPGPKKLVDADADWFLVIGDMTALPAISVNLEQLPSNARGYVVIEVISEADIQPLKTPANLDVHWLINPHPGVDSNLLLNKVRDLPWLQGRPSVWCACELNSMRQLRDHFRAQEGLQKSDLYISSYWKLGVSEDEHKVLKAALN, encoded by the coding sequence ATGAGCAGACCTGCGCCCCGCGAACTGACACTGGTTCGCAGACAATCGATAACTCCCAACATGCTGCGCGTGACCCTGGGCGGCGACGGCATCGCCAACTTTCCCGCCGACCAGGAAAGCGCTTACGTCAAACTGATGTTTCCCCGCGACGGCGAGCAGCGCCCGCTGATGCGCACCTACACGGTACGCGCGCAAAGAGAAGATGAGATCGACATTGATTTCGTTATTCATGAAGACGGCGGCCCGGCGTCCACCTGGGCGATCCAGGCGGAAATCGGCTCGCAGATTTTGATCGGCGGCCCAGGCCCGAAAAAGCTGGTGGATGCGGATGCAGACTGGTTTCTGGTGATCGGCGACATGACCGCCCTGCCCGCCATCAGCGTCAACCTGGAGCAGCTTCCTTCCAATGCAAGAGGCTATGTGGTGATTGAAGTGATCAGCGAGGCGGATATCCAGCCCCTCAAGACGCCCGCAAACCTCGACGTGCACTGGCTGATTAATCCCCATCCCGGCGTCGACAGCAATTTGCTGCTGAACAAAGTGCGCGACCTGCCCTGGCTGCAAGGACGTCCCTCCGTCTGGTGCGCCTGCGAACTCAACAGCATGCGCCAATTGCGGGACCACTTCCGCGCCCAGGAAGGACTGCAAAAAAGCGATCTGTATATCTCCAGCTACTGGAAACTCGGCGTCAGCGAAGATGAGCACAAAGTGCTGAAGGCGGCGTTGAATTAA
- a CDS encoding MarR family winged helix-turn-helix transcriptional regulator, with translation MPENTVPETSVGESLHRLLHAYKRAMRQAYQEVNLTLAVSHIRSLKVINHAREKNVICTAQVIAERLQRDKAQITRVVKDLLEEGLIEKRDNPEDRRSQLLDLTQKGLDAYKTIKEVEALAGSRMAQGLNADEIREFVKLANAMAENLKH, from the coding sequence ATGCCAGAAAACACTGTCCCGGAAACCAGCGTCGGCGAGTCTCTGCACCGCTTGCTTCATGCATATAAACGCGCGATGCGTCAGGCCTATCAGGAGGTCAACCTGACCTTGGCGGTTTCCCATATACGCTCACTGAAAGTGATCAACCACGCCCGTGAAAAGAACGTCATATGCACCGCCCAGGTGATTGCAGAACGCCTGCAGCGGGATAAGGCGCAGATCACGCGGGTGGTGAAAGATCTGCTGGAGGAAGGGTTGATCGAAAAACGAGACAACCCTGAAGATCGACGCAGCCAACTACTGGATTTAACCCAGAAAGGCCTGGACGCGTACAAGACAATAAAAGAGGTGGAAGCGCTGGCGGGAAGCCGCATGGCGCAAGGCCTCAATGCTGATGAGATCCGGGAGTTCGTCAAACTCGCGAATGCGATGGCGGAAAACCTCAAACACTGA